The bacterium genome includes a region encoding these proteins:
- the terL gene encoding phage terminase large subunit, whose product MLVHNCIIVDDPHNVIEGESATQRQAVLDWWDQAMSTRLNDAKTGAYVIVMQRVHQDDLTGHLLSQARGRWEHLCLPARYEGRKTISTSLHLQDSRQQEGDPLWPEQFGDEQLKDLEGQLGSYGSAGQLQQRPSPREGGMFKVKYLLQNIINEVPAGFIRHSIRYWDKAGSVGKGCYSAGVLIHELRDRTYVIADVVAGQWGALEREERIKSTAVLDGRAVRIWCEQEPGSGGKESAEATVRNLRGFIVKADRVTGDKVSRAEPFAAQVEAGNVFILNRPFTKDYIDELELFPNGKYKDRVDASTGAFNKLTFKQIAPHVGSDPRPEELSLVRTGGEYADLFAQAKTPEERAALERVLAEEGVPA is encoded by the coding sequence GTGCTTGTTCATAATTGCATCATTGTGGACGACCCCCACAACGTCATCGAGGGCGAGTCCGCCACCCAGCGGCAGGCGGTGCTCGACTGGTGGGACCAAGCGATGTCCACCCGCCTCAACGACGCCAAGACCGGCGCGTACGTGATCGTGATGCAGCGCGTCCACCAGGACGACCTCACCGGCCACCTGCTGTCCCAGGCACGCGGCAGGTGGGAGCACCTGTGCCTGCCCGCCCGGTACGAGGGCCGGAAGACCATCTCCACCAGCCTCCACCTCCAAGACTCGCGCCAGCAGGAAGGCGACCCGCTGTGGCCTGAGCAGTTTGGGGACGAGCAGCTCAAGGATCTGGAGGGGCAGCTCGGCTCTTACGGGTCTGCCGGCCAGCTCCAGCAGCGCCCGTCTCCGCGCGAGGGCGGCATGTTCAAGGTCAAGTACCTGCTCCAGAACATCATCAACGAGGTGCCCGCCGGATTCATCCGGCACTCCATCCGCTACTGGGACAAGGCCGGGTCCGTCGGCAAGGGCTGCTACAGTGCGGGCGTCCTGATCCACGAGCTGCGCGACCGCACCTACGTCATCGCCGACGTGGTGGCCGGGCAGTGGGGAGCCTTGGAGCGGGAGGAGCGCATCAAGTCCACCGCCGTCCTCGACGGGCGGGCGGTCCGCATCTGGTGCGAGCAGGAGCCGGGCAGCGGCGGCAAGGAGAGCGCCGAGGCCACCGTCCGCAACCTGCGCGGATTCATCGTCAAGGCCGACCGGGTCACAGGCGACAAGGTCAGTCGGGCCGAGCCGTTCGCCGCGCAGGTGGAGGCGGGCAACGTGTTCATCCTCAACCGTCCCTTCACCAAGGACTACATCGACGAGCTGGAGCTGTTCCCCAACGGCAAGTACAAGGACCGGGTGGACGCCTCGACCGGCGCGTTCAACAAACTCACGTTCAAGCAGATCGCCCCGCATGTCGGCAGCGACCCCCGGCCCGAGGAGCTGAGCCTGGTCAGGACGGGCGGGGAGTATGCAGATTTATTTGCGCAAGCCAAGACCCCCGAGGAGCGGGCGGCGCTGGAGCGCGTGTTGGCCGAGGAGGGGGTGCCGGCATGA
- a CDS encoding phage portal protein → MNILTRIKAALFPKVVAASLPSGVLEFMTRYGKVPDVNQEALVRKYWGWTYSCVNVTATRLASTPLKLYASRGKGESKVGNFSAKAVGKEKTQWLRSRIGKSIDHVAGAEDFEELEEHPLLDLLQNVNDQENGFEMKELTSTMLDLTGNAYWMLEKDKLSVPSKLFVLRSQWVRIIPDRDKFVSGYWYGYNNMFGSDQRLELPPDAVIHFKYPNPLDPWYGMGPVQAAAYSIESAELREKFTLATMSNMARPDLIVKYLEGELDPTQRAQVEREWNATFRGAKNAGKIKVTDFRYEIDKVGWNPSELDFNRGEDWILKKICAAFPVPLGLIDSSYISRAPRSGMEGSDLFMAQFNTLPRCTRIEEKLNEQLCPMYDERLFVAFDNPVPKDRVLQNSEDAQRLNTFQVTINEIRKRNGEDPVEWGDVPLAPMGIVPLGSAQTMPAEAGAASTATQPDKGARANSPLAQASGSPGGASVNKPPEEGAEEATLAERVEAAKKAMGDGLAMEVEGAYVHPTLAGMPIKLRVRNETGRFDRHDPDRVRARDRGTVDTLTGRRVSKGEDEEGGRWITMRGTPIFIREGQSVDDAVAERIASGRHMGKERSDDEIADDRATKRQLRAADTKIADLKRKIADTQAKLEEVKNPDATIKRKEDELKVARERLAAADAKCAAIAKTIEASRKRSEELKAEWTRRWPNKPLPRIFRKGADTSDLEKKILAELHAMKEANDDLAELMEELDDIKV, encoded by the coding sequence ATGAACATACTGACCAGAATCAAGGCGGCGCTGTTCCCCAAGGTCGTGGCCGCCAGCCTGCCGAGCGGCGTGCTGGAGTTCATGACGCGGTACGGCAAGGTCCCTGACGTCAACCAGGAGGCCCTCGTTCGCAAGTACTGGGGGTGGACGTACAGCTGCGTCAACGTCACGGCCACACGCCTCGCCTCCACGCCGCTCAAGCTGTACGCCAGTCGAGGCAAGGGCGAGAGCAAGGTCGGCAACTTCTCCGCCAAGGCCGTGGGCAAGGAAAAGACGCAGTGGCTCCGCTCCCGCATCGGCAAGAGCATCGACCACGTGGCCGGAGCCGAGGACTTCGAGGAGCTGGAGGAGCACCCGCTGCTCGACCTGCTCCAGAACGTCAACGACCAGGAGAACGGCTTCGAGATGAAGGAGCTGACCTCCACCATGCTCGACCTGACCGGCAACGCCTACTGGATGCTGGAGAAGGACAAGCTGAGCGTGCCGAGCAAGCTGTTTGTCCTGCGCAGCCAGTGGGTGCGGATCATCCCCGACAGGGACAAGTTCGTCAGCGGCTACTGGTACGGGTACAACAACATGTTCGGCAGCGACCAGCGCCTGGAGCTGCCGCCCGACGCCGTCATCCACTTCAAGTACCCCAACCCGCTCGACCCGTGGTACGGCATGGGGCCGGTGCAGGCGGCGGCCTACAGCATCGAGAGCGCCGAGCTGCGCGAGAAGTTCACCCTCGCCACCATGTCTAACATGGCTCGCCCCGACCTGATCGTCAAGTACCTGGAGGGCGAGCTGGATCCGACCCAGCGGGCGCAGGTGGAGCGGGAGTGGAACGCCACGTTTCGGGGAGCCAAGAACGCCGGCAAGATCAAGGTCACCGACTTCCGGTATGAGATCGACAAGGTGGGCTGGAACCCCAGCGAGCTGGACTTCAACAGAGGCGAGGACTGGATTCTCAAGAAGATATGCGCCGCCTTCCCTGTGCCGCTCGGCCTGATCGACAGCAGCTACATCTCCCGCGCCCCGCGCTCCGGCATGGAGGGGAGCGACCTGTTCATGGCGCAGTTCAACACGCTCCCGCGCTGCACCCGCATCGAGGAGAAGCTGAACGAGCAGCTGTGCCCCATGTATGACGAGCGCCTGTTCGTGGCGTTCGACAACCCGGTGCCCAAGGACCGCGTGCTCCAGAACAGCGAGGACGCGCAGCGGCTCAACACGTTTCAGGTCACGATCAACGAGATCCGGAAGCGCAACGGCGAGGACCCCGTCGAGTGGGGCGACGTGCCGCTGGCTCCGATGGGAATTGTCCCACTGGGGAGCGCGCAAACAATGCCCGCAGAGGCAGGCGCTGCCAGTACAGCAACACAACCCGACAAGGGAGCACGGGCGAACAGTCCTCTCGCGCAGGCGAGCGGCTCTCCCGGTGGGGCGTCAGTCAACAAGCCGCCTGAAGAAGGTGCAGAGGAGGCCACCCTGGCAGAGCGGGTCGAGGCCGCCAAGAAGGCCATGGGCGACGGCCTGGCCATGGAGGTCGAGGGCGCGTACGTCCACCCCACGCTGGCCGGCATGCCGATCAAACTGCGGGTCAGGAACGAGACGGGCCGGTTCGACCGCCACGACCCCGACCGCGTGCGGGCCAGGGACCGGGGCACCGTGGACACGCTGACGGGGCGCAGGGTGAGCAAGGGTGAGGACGAGGAAGGCGGCAGGTGGATCACGATGCGCGGCACCCCGATATTCATCCGCGAGGGCCAGTCCGTGGACGACGCCGTAGCGGAGCGGATCGCTAGCGGCAGGCACATGGGCAAGGAGCGCAGCGACGACGAGATAGCCGACGACCGTGCTACGAAGAGGCAGTTGCGCGCCGCCGACACCAAGATCGCAGACCTGAAGCGGAAGATCGCCGACACACAGGCCAAACTAGAAGAGGTCAAGAACCCCGACGCCACTATCAAGCGCAAAGAGGACGAGTTGAAGGTTGCGCGAGAGCGCCTAGCAGCCGCCGATGCTAAATGCGCCGCCATCGCCAAAACAATCGAGGCCAGTCGAAAACGATCTGAAGAATTGAAAGCCGAATGGACTCGCCGTTGGCCCAACAAGCCCTTGCCCCGCATCTTCAGGAAAGGGGCGGACACCTCCGATCTGGAGAAGAAGATCCTGGCGGAGCTGCACGCCATGAAAGAGGCGAACGACGACCTCGCCGAGCTGATGGAAGAACTGGACGACATCAAGGTATGA